The window TAAACGGCTCATATTACACTATTATTAACGGGGATGGAAGGGAGAAGGGGGAGGAGAGTGGAAACACGTAATACGAGTTacaggggaaaaagaaagaaaaagaaaaagaacgcgtgaataataaataaacgtcgTCGAGTGGGATAAGTGAAAGTGTCttgtgaatgaaaaaagaaataaaaaaaaaaaagaatcctttttttctttaagttataaaaaaaaagagagagagagagagagaaggaaaagaaaatggcaCTACGAGAGAAGGCAcgtctaatttcttttcttttattctttcttttcccaaacttttactttttcttcctttttttccttttattccccttttttttcctcaaaagaagaaaaaaaatttatttagcaATCCGAAAGAAAAGTCAGTCGAGAATGTGCCGGAACTCGTCAAACATCGTTGTCGTTGTGTCGTAGTTACACGACGTGATGTTACACCGTCTGTATCAGCGTGTTTTAATCATGACGTTCTCTTTCGTCGAGCGCATAATAAACTCATTTTGCGTCGACGGAAGACTCTCACGCGGAACAATTGTTTAAACGGTCGTGTGTCCTTCCCCCGCCCTCACCCCCGCCCCACTCCGACCcatccctcccttcctctcctcGGCGGCTTTCAAACCGCACTCGAGGTAATTTCTTCATTAACTCTATCTAAGGATGGCCCTGGCACAACCGGTATACCCGTTTTCGAAAGGTAGAACCTGAAACACTCGTTCCACGGAATCTACTCTCACGACACGGTGCTTAGGAACACCTGACGCGACACCACCttaattctcttttcattAGACTACTACGAATGAAATCGTTTCACAtgttcaatataataaaatctgttttataattttatacttttttttttttaacagaaaTACCGAAACTTAATATATACCTGTATATCGCCCAAAAACAGTCAAAATGACAGTATTGTGAACGAATGTGttttgaaatttgtttaaaatttatttttaatattttttttttatattatttacaattatataacaaattattaataaagattaacaataaagaaaaaaaattctaaaaaattgtttcattatataaataattgtttttctaattgaaattaaaaagcaAGTCAAAATGATTTCTTTGGGCAATCTAGTGTTAATGgatggagagaagaaaagagatccaaacaaacgaatgaacgaacaaattgatcgtataaatataaattttttttttttttctttctttaagaaataatatatcttatttcactttaacaaatattaaatgtttctaACTCATAAAAcgtctatataattttatagctTACGTTATAACTATTCGTGAACGACAAATTATATACGTCTTAACAAGATGAATATTAGAACTGAACTAAGGCTTTGTTTGACCTTTCTCTTTACttacaaatacatacaaaagagatgttgttatatatacgtactaaGTCCTTACCTAGACTgtgtatatttacatttatatatatatgtatatatatatatatatatatatatatatatatatatatacacaatatatatatatacatacacaatcAAACACCTCGTATCGATAAACATATCGTACgattttataacatatatatatataataatatacgaagAACAATAAATTAAACACATGTTAACGAGAtgaatatttgaattaaaCTAAAGCTTCGTTTGACCTTCTTTACTGTTACAAATATCATACGTACGCGTACTACGAAAGAACGTGACtcaaatcgtttttatttacacacgtgtgtatatatatattacatacatatgcgtagatttatacataaattatttttaataaattgatattttataattcttaataataaataatatcgatgtctaaatcgataacaatgatattcgattaaaatttaatcttctttattaatattactaatctATAACGATTATCTAAaagtatcaatattttattgaatatgaaattaaagaagaatcgTAAGATAAGAATGAACAACACGTAGtaacatttatattcaatttttcctttatcatcGTATCGTTTATTCGTAAACAATGTTACTTTATCAAATCGCATAAACTCGAGTTTTGAAGGAATATTAAATCAACGATACGCGTTGCCCAACAAATTATTGAATGATTTAATGCCTCCTGATCGACGTTGAGTCACGCATCGAGTGATAATGCATAACTCGAAATTACGAGatacgtgtatacatatacatatatatatatatatatatatatatatatatatatatatatacatatacacatacgtatgtacgtatatagatacaaatatatatagaaacgatacgatatttcgatggatacgaatgaaaaaaaaaaaggaaaaaagaaaagaagaaaagaaagaaagaaagaaagaaagaaaaccgagatttttatttctatttacatacatatgtaatgtatgtatttatgaaaaatattattagtcCGTTTGACGAAATAGCAACGAAACACGATTCAATTGTacgtcgtttcttttctttattgatATTCGTAATTTAAATGCAACAGTAAATTaagtaaatgaaatgaaaatttttttttatttctatcttttttctttcttcttttttttttcttttgttttcgttttcttttttcattcgaaacaatattaattatccaacaacaatgatcgatcgatccccgatgtattattttatatggatttattttttgaatttctttctaGGCAGAGAGCGCGATCCTTTATGATGCTGTCTTCCTTTTGTACAATGCTTTGAAAATCCTATATGCAAGGAACAGTGATAACGATGATTCTATTTCTATCATCCCGGTACCGCTCTCTTGCgacgatgaaaagaaatatgaggCAGGTCCCAACATTACCAGCATCATACGAGAGGTAAACTTTTACATTTAATCTACTTACtgacgtttctctttctctacattTCTAAAATAGTATCACGTTTATATAtcgacgaataaaatttacgaATTCTTTTATTACCGACCCTTTACGACTTTATTTACTCATTTACATAATCATTGCaatttacgatattttatCTGATCGATAGATATATGACcgagatattaaattattattcttcaagCGATTAATTTCCAATGATCGTTCGTAAGAAATgtcaaatggaaaaaaagaaaggaaaaaagaaaaaaaaaaagaaaaaaagaaaaagaaaaagaaaagaaattgcgattatataaaactaatggaatttgattgatatttttccaaatttatttcttaccaataataataataatcctattcaaatcaaattgaaatttcTATTTGTAAAGATTCAATGTGTCGAATcgcaaatattaatattactttcataaatttcttaattttattgatagcTACCAATGAAAGGGCAAATAACAGGATTAATCTGTTTCGATGAGAATGGTCGTAGACGTAACTTCGAACTTCGTCTTTTGGATTTTCGTGGTTTTAGCAGTATCGAAATGGGATACTGGGATGAAAAAGGTGTTCATTCTACTCGCAGTAAACAGGAACTTGAAAGTTATTTGTTCAAATCTATCGAACAAACTCATTTCAGGATTGCCACTAAAGTGGTACGTTAAATagttacattttaatatatatatatatatatatatatatatatatatatcatcttttaatatctcttaatcgattgaaaaaaaaaaaaacaaaaattgtttaatccCATAGGGCGAACCATACGTGATAGAAGTGACCGATGGATCAACTCGAGGTATagtgatcgataaaaaatattacgaaggATATTGCATAGACGTTATcgagaatatttccaagattcTCAAATTCAAATATTCCTTTATGTTGGTACCTGATAATCAATATGGTTCGTACAATcccaaaaaaaaatcttggaACGGTTTGATGAGATTACTTTTAGATCacgtaagtaaaaaaattctGTGATATAACAATTATCAAAAGTTATATCTTTAATTCGTTAAAGGAACTAAGATAATGTTTATCAGGAAGCTGATCTTGCAATATGCGATTTAACTATAACGTCATCGAGAGAAAGTATAGTGGACTTTACAATGCCATTTATGAATCTTGGTATGATATcgtaatatcgtaatattcgtatgatcgattatttatttattttttctttttcttttttttttttttttttttttttttttttttaacaggcATCAGTATATTATTCAGTAAGGCTGAAGAGAAGGAACctgaacttttttcttttctaaaaccATTGTCTACCGACGTCTGGATATACATGGCTACTGCTTATCTGATAGTCTCTTTGATGTTATACTTACAAGCTAGGTaaacgaagatagaaagacacagagagaaagagagagagagagagagaaagagaagatcatGATAAAGAATGGCTTACATGTGAGAGAAATATGTAGGAttaattctttcgttttttatctTTAGAATGGCACCGGGAGAATGGAACAATCCTCATCCATGTAATCCTGATCCCGAGGaactagaaaataatttcgactTGAAGAATTCATTGTGGTTGACTGTAGGCTCGCTTATGCAACAAGGTTCCGACATTCTACCGCAGtaagaatttatttgttatacatcgatttctttttaaaatcataatagATTTGACGATGACgtgaataaaggaaaaatgggaaagaaagaaaaaaaaaaaaaaaaaaaaggaaatttccAAAACTAAGTTAGAATGAACGTACGAACTTATTACTATTTAAAAGTCTAATCCAAATAAccagatatatatagatatatatacatattcgacTATATTCAAATTTCACTTTCCCAATACTTGAATTCGATAAGCCGGATATACAAAAGCCTGATTTCCTATCCTAATAACATTAAATCCCCTATGTTATCCGGAATCACAAGTACATGACCtggatagagagaaatttcTGTACCTACTTAAATTTCATAACTATACGAAAACGATCCGAACGAAACGATTCCGAAGGATTTGTAATATAACGAAatcgaagaaatgaaattcttttatacgatataataaataattatatcacttATACGCAATATAAATAAACCTCCTTTCgcttatttattaacaatgaattatttatcaaacgCGAGATATCTATCaaaaaactataattatatctattaatcgtCTATAAAGTttgcaataaataataaaatatatcggaTAAAAACTTTCGTAAGTATCAAAATCGATAAGATTTataacgaatgaaattatttcattaatctattcgaatgattaataaaattgatatcgaTCGTAGGGAAAAGTTTTCATACGAGAAGTAgcataagaaatgaaaagaaaacaaaacaaaacaaaaaaaaaaggaaaagaaagaaataaaaaaggattcaGGTTGCGTAGTAGCGTCCTTGTATATggttcttttttatctatccttcttcatcttcatctacttctccttcttcttcttcctcctctcttcttcttctttttttttattttgtttgtattttcttttttctttttttttttttttttttttttttcttaggaccaagacttctctttttttgtcacGACAATTAAGCTTAACGAGGCGCTGTTTGCCGGACGTATTTGAGTCGGCTTCCCACTTATTAGCGCCGGCACGGCGCTAACTCTCTGTCCGTGACATCGTGCATGTTTGCTCGCCACATACTGGGCGACGACCGACCAAAGACACCTAACTGCCGtcgtcttcctcttcctccacctcTTACACCTCCTCCCATCGTTGATTCCACTCTACGTAGGATACCTTGTGTTCTTCGTTcaataagagagatagagacagaaacacagaaagagagagagagagaaacatcgtacacacacacacacacatacaatgcacgtatatgcacacacacacatatatacgtacgcacCGCACTAACGTACGCACTGAAATGTATCACACACAAGTGCGCGCACGCGTACAAGAAAGATCGTCGGCAAACAAACAAGCGCCATTTACATACGCGGCCCTTTTAATCCTTTGCTTAATTAGGAGAACGTTATGCGTTCCTCCCGCTACTTTTGGATAttttatgatttcttttttctatatttttcttttcttgttttccttgtctgttgttttttttttttcatttttcttttttctttttctttttttttcaaattcttcgATCTACAAAGTTTACATGGacgaaataaatgtttaattactacgacagaaaaatttatttcgagaCACGATTGTCGTATATCTAACTCGTGTGACATTTGTGCTTAGGAAACTGTCGTttgcttttttcgtttcttttttttttctttttttttttttttttttttttttttttggtaagaaagaaggaaatatctttttaatctaaaTCACAAATATGACATTGAATTGATGatcaaacatttttatactattaaaataatcgcgCGTAATCGTATTTTGTATAGATAGATTTTCAAATAGTTCGGATAAATGATTGcaaagttttataaaatagttaaataaaaattgtagataatcaatgtaataataatagttaacgATCGTGATTTTATTTGGAATCTATTAACCGAAAAACTATGATAATaagttaaatataattctaatcGATTTTAGAGCGCCATCGATACGTATGGTCGCCGGAATGTGGTGGTTCTTCACATTGATTATGGTCTCGAGTTACACCGCAAATTTGGCAGCGTTCCTGACCATCGATAAAATGGATAATCCCATTACAAATGTCGAGGAACTTGCAAAACAAACTAAAATCAAATATGGTGCGGTTGATGGAGGATCGACTTCGGCTTTTTTCAGAGTTAGTATTTCGTCCTAATACGATTAATCCTATTCGTCGATTAATCGAATccgtatgaaatttttctttctataggATTCGAATTATTCGACTTATCAACGTATGTGGGCAACCATGGCAGAGGCAAGACCATCTGTCTTTACAGCAACAAATGATGAGGGAGTCGAACGTGTGGTTAAAGATAAAAGGGCATATGCATTTTTAATGGAATCAACgacgatcgaatataaaatggaaagaaattgTGACCTACAACAAATTGGTTCGTTGATCGATAACAAGGGTTACGGGATAGCTTTGCCACGTAGTAAGTGACAATTATATTCcattaaatatatgatttttaatttttaaaagagagaaaaagaaagagagaaaattatataaaatttactataatatatatatatattgaattgatTCAATGTTATTAGATTCACCATACAGAACACCGATAAGTGGCGCAATACTTACTCTACAAGAAAAAGGTACATTGTCGGAATTGAAAACGAAATGGTGGCAGGAACGAGGCGGTGGTAAGTGTAAAAAGGATGAAAGTGATAAGGAAgcaaattcgatcgaattagGATTGGCCAATGTAGGAGGTGTCTTTCTCGTATTGATGTTGGGTTGTGCAGCGTCTCTTATCATCGCcatatttgaatttctttggAACATACGTAAAGTTGCGGTCGAAGAAAAGGTAATTCCCTTTTTCAGATTCCTCTTTataacgatttttttctttttttttttttttttttttatttgggtCTATGATATTTCCCCCACGATATCTATCTATGGGAATGGAATACGAATTGAagatttattcaaaatttaagGTAGAAACTTTCGATAGAAATTTGAAGAAGTTTGAAAAagctttgaaaatttttctaaaagttTTAAGGAAACTTTGCCgccattaaacattttttttattttctcttcgtacatatatttttttcttcttgtgttttctttctctttctttctttctattttttttttgtttttttttttttgtttcttttttgttcttttttcttttaatttgttcgtttgtttgtttttacaGATCACTCCTTGGGAGGCTTTCATAGCAGAATTGAAATTCGCCATTAATATCAGTCTCGAAACAAAACcagtaaaaatatcaaaaagtaGTATCGGCACTAGTAGTTCAACGGAAGGTGGTATTGGTAGAGCAGCATCAACGGCACGATCCATCGTTGGTTCCTTTTTACGATTGGACATTTTGGATAAATTCGATAAGGACAACAATCCTAATAATCGCGacaacgatagaaaaattaattgaataaatttcgaCGTggcaatttaaattaataatatgattaacgataatgattattaaaagatacgtcgaaaaatttaacgattggatattaatcgtttatcttttaaatggcaagaaataagaaaataaataaataaatgaaagaaaaaagaagaatgaaaaaaaaaaagaaaaagaaaaagaaaaagaaaagaggacaaAAGTCAGATCACAAATTCTTTCTCGATCTTTAATATCAAAGGAACGTCACATTTCCCGAATGggtttctcttcattttatttctgaaaGTCACGCATGAAGTCATCAGTCTCGATGTGCCATCACTATAacgacaaagaaaagaaagaaaaagagagaaagagagagaatcttcgCTGTAGGTCCAGGACATAATCCAATAATATTTGGACTGGGTCACAATGGCGCTAACGAACCATGACCTTGGTTTAAGGGCATTTTAGTTCTGAGAAATCGCCAACCGCTTTTCCTCAGTCCTTTGtccatcctcatcctcctttcCTCCCTCCTCATTTCACCTTTCTCATAGGAGAGAGTAAAGCGGTATCTTTGTGTCATTATTACCAAGGGAGACGTTCCTTAGGGATGAAAAGCAGCTTCGCGGATAGTTTACAGCTGGTCGACGGGATCTTTGAAATCTTCTCTTTATAAAGGTGTCTTCTCTTGGGGATTGACTTGCTCGACTTATTCAGATTATCTCATTATTCCTCAGAACAAAGAATGTAATATCGTATATGTTAACAATATCcttgaaaatgttttaaataatttcaaaggaaaaagCAACTTTTAATCGCACATATTTCTATATACTACTTTATTCCATAAccataatcgaaataatttcttaatgatttcacataagtattgaaaaatgatcactattaaaaaaaaaaaaaaaataaaaggaaatataagaTTGAATTGTAATTCATATTAATCACGATTTAAATTAACTTCAGCTTGTGAATTGTAAATTAACTTGTGCTTtgtgaatgaaaagaata is drawn from Vespa crabro chromosome 19, iyVesCrab1.2, whole genome shotgun sequence and contains these coding sequences:
- the LOC124430805 gene encoding glutamate receptor ionotropic, kainate 2-like gives rise to the protein MASYRRNVVLPFIVLTLLKLLPYNQGASRPIKIGAIFHQDEMEYKAAFDRAILDTIQENPAPAFKLQSIIKMVDSNIDSFKTKLAVCELLEEGVAAIFGPSSPHTRGIVASIATHFDIPHFEYVWREQEKLDPNVNESLTPMTINIYPDSEMVSKAIADVVIWNEWKSFVAIYETNDGLSRIQKALTMKRQRDNPITIRHLGAGPDYRSVLKEVGTLPIDNIILDVKPENIMTILYQAKEVNLIREYTNFIITYMDSSKLPILEIRNGTTQGNITGFSLRQNNVDGINLAESAILYDAVFLLYNALKILYARNSDNDDSISIIPVPLSCDDEKKYEAGPNITSIIRELPMKGQITGLICFDENGRRRNFELRLLDFRGFSSIEMGYWDEKGVHSTRSKQELESYLFKSIEQTHFRIATKVGEPYVIEVTDGSTRGIVIDKKYYEGYCIDVIENISKILKFKYSFMLVPDNQYGSYNPKKKSWNGLMRLLLDHEADLAICDLTITSSRESIVDFTMPFMNLGISILFSKAEEKEPELFSFLKPLSTDVWIYMATAYLIVSLMLYLQARMAPGEWNNPHPCNPDPEELENNFDLKNSLWLTVGSLMQQGSDILPQAPSIRMVAGMWWFFTLIMVSSYTANLAAFLTIDKMDNPITNVEELAKQTKIKYGAVDGGSTSAFFRDSNYSTYQRMWATMAEARPSVFTATNDEGVERVVKDKRAYAFLMESTTIEYKMERNCDLQQIGSLIDNKGYGIALPRNSPYRTPISGAILTLQEKGTLSELKTKWWQERGGGKCKKDESDKEANSIELGLANVGGVFLVLMLGCAASLIIAIFEFLWNIRKVAVEEKITPWEAFIAELKFAINISLETKPVKISKSSIGTSSSTEGGIGRAASTARSIVGSFLRLDILDKFDKDNNPNNRDNDRKIN